One segment of Variovorax sp. PAMC28562 DNA contains the following:
- the tagF gene encoding type VI secretion system-associated protein TagF: MSETRTFLASDALPGWFGKLPGMGDFAHRRMPEPMRERLDHWLQRGLLRLRDAHDDWTERYLAGPLWFFALGSGLGGTNAWLGVLMPSVDGVGRYFPFIMAAECDVPLNEFTPAQSGAAWRWWRTCAQAALEGLENDLDAGRFDSALLRVFDVADGRAVDEVADADRGAAMAWPADGQSLWLTDPVAEPGLRMTAIGLPTDARFDALFGFVSDEWVQRVKRVEAEP, translated from the coding sequence GTGAGCGAAACGCGAACCTTTCTCGCATCGGACGCGTTGCCGGGCTGGTTCGGCAAGCTGCCGGGCATGGGCGACTTCGCGCATCGCCGCATGCCGGAGCCGATGCGCGAGCGCCTCGACCACTGGCTGCAGCGCGGCCTCTTGCGGCTGCGTGATGCGCACGACGACTGGACCGAGCGCTATCTCGCAGGTCCGCTGTGGTTCTTCGCTTTGGGCAGCGGATTGGGCGGCACCAACGCGTGGCTCGGCGTCCTGATGCCATCGGTCGATGGCGTCGGTCGCTACTTTCCTTTCATCATGGCGGCCGAATGCGATGTGCCGCTGAACGAGTTCACGCCGGCGCAGTCGGGTGCCGCGTGGCGCTGGTGGCGCACTTGCGCACAGGCGGCACTCGAAGGGCTGGAGAACGATCTCGATGCAGGCCGCTTCGACAGCGCCTTGCTGCGCGTCTTCGATGTCGCCGACGGCCGCGCCGTGGACGAGGTGGCCGATGCCGACCGAGGCGCGGCGATGGCCTGGCCGGCCGACGGCCAGTCGCTGTGGCTGACCGATCCTGTCGCCGAACCAGGTCTTCGCATGACGGCCATCGGCCTGCCGACCGACGCGCGCTTCGATGCGCTCTTCGGCTTTGTCAGCGACGAATGGGTGCAGCGGGTGAAGCGAGTGGAGGCAGAGCCATGA
- a CDS encoding serine/threonine-protein kinase: MSNADAPKNDDGATVISTGGVGSTGMALVSGNPTRLPTSGSQAGAEAGVLPAGSKVGEFEITALVGQGGFGAVYEAWDHTLERVVAIKEYLPVSLSTRQHDGTVVALSERHRETFDLGMRSFINEARLLAQFDHPSLLKVYRFWQERGTTYMVMPFYRGDTLRQALAAIPAGVDEGWLMRIMDGVTQALSVMHAANCYHRDIAPDNIILLEGSGRPVVLDFGAARRVITDKTQAITVILKPGYAPIEQYAEMPDMSQGAWTDVYALAAVMHVAICGRAPPPSVARLLSDSYVPLVDNEMLRQRYSARLLSAIDAGLGVRPEARPQSMGALREALGLDDETTNVPVRRSVPAAPASAPAPAPRPSKAAAASSGGTGKAVAAIAAVAVLAVTGGGGWWWMQGRSNGAEPVVGSAAGSTDGKASTPPDTKVVEVPAPAPATATATATATAPPPTPRTPTESMAAIGTGATPGFNVTATPRKAEVVIKKDRLSFDVKSNRDGYVYVYLLSSGGEMFLLFPNLLDKYNKITAGTSISLPRASWPMDAGGPAGVDLFAVVVSERERDFSGSGIQNDGVFPQFPVPVLAALEATRGAGPSPLVGKPVCPPGAPCNDVYGVGTFKITEK, encoded by the coding sequence ATGAGCAATGCCGACGCCCCGAAGAACGACGACGGCGCAACGGTCATCTCCACGGGCGGCGTGGGCAGCACGGGCATGGCCCTGGTCAGCGGCAACCCGACACGCCTGCCGACCTCCGGCTCGCAAGCCGGCGCCGAAGCCGGCGTGTTGCCGGCCGGCAGCAAGGTCGGCGAGTTCGAGATCACCGCACTGGTCGGGCAGGGCGGCTTCGGCGCGGTGTACGAAGCGTGGGATCACACGCTGGAGCGCGTCGTCGCAATCAAGGAATATCTGCCGGTGTCGCTGTCGACGCGGCAACACGACGGCACGGTGGTGGCGTTGTCCGAGCGGCACCGCGAGACCTTCGATCTCGGCATGCGCAGCTTCATCAACGAGGCGCGGCTGCTGGCGCAGTTCGATCATCCATCGCTGCTGAAGGTCTACCGCTTCTGGCAGGAGCGCGGCACGACCTACATGGTGATGCCGTTCTATCGCGGCGACACGTTGCGCCAGGCGTTGGCCGCCATCCCGGCCGGTGTCGACGAAGGTTGGTTGATGCGCATCATGGACGGCGTGACGCAGGCGCTGTCCGTGATGCACGCGGCCAATTGCTATCACCGCGACATCGCGCCCGACAACATCATCCTGCTCGAAGGCTCGGGCCGACCGGTGGTGCTCGACTTCGGTGCGGCGCGCCGCGTGATCACCGACAAGACGCAGGCCATCACCGTCATCCTGAAGCCGGGCTATGCGCCGATCGAGCAGTACGCCGAGATGCCCGACATGTCGCAGGGCGCGTGGACCGATGTGTACGCATTAGCCGCGGTGATGCACGTCGCCATCTGCGGTCGGGCGCCGCCGCCGTCGGTCGCGCGGTTGCTGTCCGACAGCTATGTGCCGCTGGTCGACAACGAGATGCTGCGCCAGCGCTACAGCGCGCGGTTGTTGTCGGCCATCGATGCCGGGCTTGGCGTGCGGCCGGAGGCGCGGCCGCAGTCGATGGGCGCGCTGCGCGAAGCGCTCGGCCTCGATGACGAGACGACGAACGTGCCGGTGCGGCGCTCGGTGCCTGCTGCGCCAGCGTCGGCGCCGGCGCCCGCACCGCGCCCGTCGAAAGCCGCTGCGGCTTCGAGCGGCGGCACGGGCAAGGCCGTCGCTGCCATCGCGGCCGTCGCGGTGCTTGCCGTGACCGGCGGCGGGGGCTGGTGGTGGATGCAGGGCAGGTCGAACGGCGCCGAACCGGTGGTCGGCAGCGCAGCCGGTTCAACAGACGGCAAAGCGTCCACGCCGCCAGACACGAAGGTCGTTGAAGTTCCCGCGCCCGCGCCCGCAACCGCAACCGCAACCGCAACCGCAACCGCACCGCCGCCCACACCACGCACGCCGACCGAATCGATGGCCGCCATCGGCACCGGCGCCACACCAGGCTTCAACGTGACAGCGACGCCGCGCAAGGCCGAGGTCGTCATCAAAAAGGATCGGCTCTCTTTCGACGTCAAGAGCAACCGCGACGGCTACGTGTACGTCTATCTTTTGTCGAGCGGCGGAGAGATGTTCCTGCTGTTCCCCAACCTGCTCGACAAGTACAACAAGATCACTGCGGGTACATCGATCTCGCTGCCGCGCGCATCGTGGCCGATGGACGCGGGCGGCCCGGCCGGCGTCGATTTGTTCGCGGTGGTGGTGAGCGAGCGCGAGCGCGATTTCTCCGGCTCGGGGATTCAAAACGACGGCGTGTTTCCGCAGTTTCCCGTGCCGGTGCTGGCGGCCCTGGAGGCGACGCGCGGCGCCGGCCCTTCGCCGCTGGTCGGCAAGCCCGTGTGCCCGCCGGGTGCGCCATGCAACGACGTCTACGGCGTCGGGACTTTCAAAATCACAGAGAAGTAA